The candidate division KSB1 bacterium genome includes the window CTTTGAGCCGGTACAAATAAACACCGCTGGCGACCGACTTGCCGGATTGATCCCGGCCGTTCCAGGCAATGGAGTGACTTCCCGGGGCAAGTTTTTCATTCACCAGAACCCGGACCCGCCGGCCAAGCACATTGAAAATCGCTAACGTGACTTTTTGCCCTGAAGGGGCAGGAACCTCAAACGAAATAGTCGTGCTCGGGTTAAATGGGTTGGGATAGTTTTGCTTAAGAACAAAGTCACCCGGTAAGATTGCGTCATCTGCTTCAACCGAGACCGGTTGCCTGATACCCCGAAAAACCCCGCCGCCACGGGTGCCGGTGTAGAGGTTGTCATCCGGATCAATGAGTAGAGCCGTTGCATCTTTATGTAAAAGTCCGTCGTTAATGTTTGTCCAGGTCGCACCATCGTCTTCGGAAACAGAAACGCCGCCGCCCCTCATTGCGATAAAAAGATTGCCCGCCGAGTCGCGCCCCAGGTCTTCGACGCCCAGTACTGGCACAGCGCCCCGTTTCTCCCAGGTGTCCCCGTTGTCGCTTGAGCGAAACACGCCATCAAAACTCGACACCAGCACATCCCCATTTGGCTGAAACAAAAACGCTGTCATATCAAAATTTTGACCGATGCCGTTATTGACTTCAACCCAGGTGCTGCCGGCGTCGGTGGAGCGAAATACGCCATTGCTGCGTGTACCGGCAAAGACGGTTCCCGCGCCGCTGACGGCCATCGCCTGAACCGACGTGCTCGGAATGCCCGTAACCAGCTCGATCCAGGTTTCGCCACCATCAGTTGATTTGAATATCTGGCCAGACACTCCAACATAAACATCATTGTCACTGCCAAAGGCGATAGAGTTCGGAAAGAAGACGGTGAAACTGCTGTCGGCAACAAACCAAGAGTCCCCATTGTTGTCTGAGATCGTTAGTTTCCCGCCGAGGCTGGCGAACAGCCGGCCCGTGTCACTGCTGGCGATGAAGCGCACATCCAGGCCTATGGTGTCTTCGATAGTTCGGCTCCAATTCTCACCACCATCATTCGTGCGGAAAATACCATCGTTGCCGCCGGCGAAGATGGTTCCGCCTGGCGTCTGCGTCATGTCAACGACGTCGACTGCGGTCAGTCCGGCATTCTGTTGCGGCCAGGTGTCGCCGTTGTCGGAAGATCCTACAATACCATCATTGGCCGTCGCGGCGAGCAGTTCTCCCGAAGGCATGACCAAAAAATCTTCGAAAGAGCCGAACACAAGTGGGTTGCTTCCGGCTTCCCAGGTCAGTCCATTATCCGAGGAACGAAAAAAGGAACCACCGCCACCGCCGGCAAAAAGGACGTTGCTCGTATCCCGGGCAAATGAGCGAATACTTGAAAAGGAAATTACTTTTGTCCAATTGGCACCATGATTCGAGCTGCGAAAAGCGCCATCCGAAGTGCCGGCCAGCAACGAGTCTTCGGGCGTGGCAAAAATAGCAAAAACGAATTTGTTTTCGAGGCCGTTGCTTACTTCCATCCAGTTGTCGCCATTGTTGCTCGAAATGAAAATGCCATTGCTTGTTCCAGAGAAGACGTCTCCAAGCGAGTTTATGGCCAGGGATAGCACCCGCATCTCTGTCAGCCCGTTGTTGAAGGCAGTCCAGTTTTCACCGTTGTCTTCTGAGCGAAAGAGGCCCTGGCTGAACGAACCGGCAAAAATGACGTCGATGGAGTTGATCGCTAATGCCTGAATGAAGCGATCCGTTAGACCGGCATCGAAGGCAATCCATTTCCCATCGGGAGACCACGATGGCGAAAATGCCCGCTGCCCTGCATACAACAACGACTCGCGATGATCCGAAAGCGAGAAAATACGCAATTCACGATCTCCCTCCTCAAGGGCAAGTTTAGTGCCGTCCGGTGAGATATCGAGATTTGAAATGTTCATACGATCGGCCAATAATTCCGCATGTTGCCAGGCATTTTCAGGATACTTGAAAAGGGGGACTCTCCAAAGCTCCTGTCTCGCATTTCTCACGGAGAACATAATCTGATCTCCGGAAGGTGAAATATCCATAAAATCCGTGTGCAGACTCGTGGTAATTTGGGTAGGAGAATTGATTAATTGTTTGTCGACAAGATCAACTTGGACATACCATAAATCGCGGGGACCATTCTTGTCAGAGATAAAATAAATTAGCTCATTGTCAGGTGACCATGTTGGGTATTGAATATGATTATCTAAATCAAGTAAAGGATACGCTGCCCAAGTGCCAGTTTCAATCAACCACATCTCGGACTTCAGCCCCACATTAGCAACACAAGCAATCCATGCTCCGTCAATCGACCAACTGGGTTGCGTAAACTTTCTGCCATTTTCCGGCGAGATTTTGGAAAAAGTACTGTCTGCGAAATCATAGACAAAAATTGCCCCGTTTTTCACATCCGACCAATACGTCGAAAATGCGATTTGCTTTCCGTCGGGAGACCATTTCGGACAGAAACCAAAATCGACGATTTGGCTTAGATGTTGACCTGTC containing:
- a CDS encoding protein kinase, with amino-acid sequence MVGSTLLHYQILEKLGEGGMGVVYKATDLRLLRDVAIKFLPQEFVLDEKARLRFVQEARAASALNHPGICTVHDIGEHEGKHFIVLEYIDGKTLRQILNERGRLPEKEVIDIGIQVSNALAVAHARGIIHRDIKPENIMVRSNGQVKVMDFGLAKLLDVEITSSSGGEISHIPLTVSSMVMTTFTSLQGTAAYMAPEQIEKRTVDQRTDIFSMGTVLYELAGGIPPFTGATRVALMKSVLNDQPPPLEGKISSKTEHLILKALEKNPDARYQQLNDLSQALEKIQNRGPQPKKPSRAFYWSFTTGVLLIILFLLLVLRDPFSTGNKKNIISLQNLRSIGLRSEMERFPSFSPDGKQIVYMSKKLTDITGFGSLRIKDLESGHSKPLSIPHQFKAEIEFPEWSPDGRQIVFASSGIWITDTTGQHLSQIVDFGFCPKWSPDGKQIAFSTYWSDVKNGAIFVYDFADSTFSKISPENGRKFTQPSWSIDGAWIACVANVGLKSEMWLIETGTWAAYPLLDLDNHIQYPTWSPDNELIYFISDKNGPRDLWYVQVDLVDKQLINSPTQITTSLHTDFMDISPSGDQIMFSVRNARQELWRVPLFKYPENAWQHAELLADRMNISNLDISPDGTKLALEEGDRELRIFSLSDHRESLLYAGQRAFSPSWSPDGKWIAFDAGLTDRFIQALAINSIDVIFAGSFSQGLFRSEDNGENWTAFNNGLTEMRVLSLAINSLGDVFSGTSNGIFISSNNGDNWMEVSNGLENKFVFAIFATPEDSLLAGTSDGAFRSSNHGANWTKVISFSSIRSFARDTSNVLFAGGGGGSFFRSSDNGLTWEAGSNPLVFGSFEDFLVMPSGELLAATANDGIVGSSDNGDTWPQQNAGLTAVDVVDMTQTPGGTIFAGGNDGIFRTNDGGENWSRTIEDTIGLDVRFIASSDTGRLFASLGGKLTISDNNGDSWFVADSSFTVFFPNSIAFGSDNDVYVGVSGQIFKSTDGGETWIELVTGIPSTSVQAMAVSGAGTVFAGTRSNGVFRSTDAGSTWVEVNNGIGQNFDMTAFLFQPNGDVLVSSFDGVFRSSDNGDTWEKRGAVPVLGVEDLGRDSAGNLFIAMRGGGVSVSEDDGATWTNINDGLLHKDATALLIDPDDNLYTGTRGGGVFRGIRQPVSVEADDAILPGDFVLKQNYPNPFNPSTTISFEVPAPSGQKVTLAIFNVLGRRVRVLVNEKLAPGSHSIAWNGRDQSGKSVASGVYLYRLK